One Paenisporosarcina sp. FSL H8-0542 genomic region harbors:
- a CDS encoding asparaginase, with product MKKIVVIHTGGTISMHVQDESGAVVPGDSNPLTAEIDKLKEYADIHEIEAFNYPSPHMTPTEMLKLKQIIDLQSTENHVDGFVITHGTDTLEETAYFLDLTVKSNIPIILTGAMRSSNEIGADGVYNLLSAVRVAITADANGKGVLVVMNDEIHTAQNVTKTSTSNVSTFQSPQYGPIGLISKTTIHFHHTPNSRKSFEVDDVSPKVALLKIYAGMDADLLMHVANSGYSGVVLEGLGQGNVPPAIIPAIKQLILQKIPVVLVSRCYNGIAQPVYGYVGGGKMLEEMGVLFAHGLSGQKARIKLLIALSDARCSQSLHTIFEY from the coding sequence ATGAAAAAAATAGTTGTTATTCATACTGGTGGAACGATTTCCATGCATGTTCAAGATGAATCTGGGGCGGTAGTTCCTGGCGATTCCAATCCGTTAACTGCTGAAATCGATAAATTGAAGGAATATGCCGATATTCATGAAATTGAAGCATTTAATTACCCATCACCACATATGACCCCGACAGAAATGTTAAAACTGAAACAAATTATTGATCTGCAATCGACAGAAAATCATGTAGATGGCTTCGTCATTACACATGGGACAGATACTCTGGAAGAAACAGCTTATTTTCTGGATCTCACTGTAAAAAGCAATATTCCGATTATCTTGACAGGTGCCATGCGTTCTTCAAATGAAATTGGTGCAGATGGCGTTTATAATCTGTTATCAGCAGTACGGGTAGCGATTACTGCAGACGCAAATGGCAAAGGAGTTCTGGTTGTTATGAATGATGAAATCCATACAGCCCAGAACGTAACAAAAACATCAACAAGTAACGTATCAACATTCCAAAGTCCTCAATATGGACCAATCGGACTCATTTCAAAAACGACTATTCATTTTCATCATACACCCAACTCGCGTAAATCATTTGAAGTGGATGACGTGTCACCTAAAGTAGCATTACTTAAAATCTATGCTGGCATGGATGCAGACTTGCTGATGCATGTTGCAAATTCGGGCTATAGCGGAGTTGTTTTGGAAGGATTGGGGCAAGGAAACGTTCCGCCTGCAATTATACCCGCTATTAAACAACTTATTCTGCAAAAGATTCCCGTTGTTTTGGTTTCCAGATGTTACAACGGCATTGCGCAGCCCGTGTATGGTTATGTAGGTGGAGGGAAAATGCTAGAAGAAATGGGCGTGTTATTTGCACATGGACTCAGTGGTCAGAAAGCACGAATTAAACTGTTGATAGCGCTATCTGATGCTCGATGCTCACAATCCCTTCACACCATTTTTGAATATTAA
- a CDS encoding ferredoxin codes for MAKYTIVDKDTCIACGACGAAAPDIYDYDDEGIAFVILDDNMGTTQVPDELEEDMQDAFEGCPTDSIKVAEESFDGDALKYE; via the coding sequence ATGGCGAAGTATACTATTGTAGATAAAGATACTTGTATCGCTTGTGGCGCATGTGGCGCAGCTGCACCTGATATTTACGATTATGATGATGAAGGCATTGCCTTTGTTATTTTAGATGATAACATGGGAACAACTCAAGTTCCAGATGAACTCGAAGAAGATATGCAAGATGCATTTGAAGGCTGCCCTACGGATTCCATTAAAGTTGCCGAAGAATCATTTGACGGAGATGCATTAAAATACGAATAG
- a CDS encoding RecQ family ATP-dependent DNA helicase: MTSNLEKVLYDKFGYRTFRQGQKEIIKSIINKEDVLAILPTGMGKSLCYQLPGYLLPHSVIIISPLLSLMQDQVEQLKKMGERRVVAVNSFLTPPEKNALLQRMETYKFIFLSPEMMMQEQVKAKLMTMKISLVVADEAHCISQWGFDFRPDYLRLSDWLSFSGRPPILALTATATPKVIEDITTQLNMRQPSIHIQALDRPNIRYEAVEVDSQEHKFDLIAEQIERFTGPGILYTQSRRKADEYALKLNAKGIRIASYHAGMEQVDRMFIQQQFLNGEIDWVCATNAFGMGVHKDDVRQIIHDHFPSSVANYAQEVGRAGRDGLDSLATMFFTRDDEDYSIFVATNDFPEETHVRLYKEFQQNGQHPSQLVEIGVLSETHVRILTYWLPRKSVEETIDILHQLKQQKIQQIYLMKDILTNSSCIRQQIVEVFGQQLKERPENCCSKCGLNKENIVNSSEQPAAKLILNAWEKRISALFQRNC, from the coding sequence TTGACGTCAAATCTGGAGAAAGTTCTATATGATAAATTTGGTTATCGTACGTTTAGGCAAGGTCAAAAAGAAATCATAAAAAGTATTATCAATAAAGAAGATGTTCTTGCAATTTTACCTACAGGAATGGGTAAATCACTTTGTTATCAGCTACCGGGATATCTTTTACCGCATAGCGTCATCATTATTTCGCCCTTGCTATCATTAATGCAGGATCAAGTTGAACAACTGAAAAAAATGGGGGAGAGGCGAGTCGTTGCGGTAAATTCATTTTTGACTCCACCTGAAAAAAATGCGCTTTTGCAGAGAATGGAAACATATAAATTCATTTTTCTATCTCCTGAAATGATGATGCAAGAACAAGTGAAAGCTAAGCTAATGACCATGAAGATTTCTTTAGTTGTTGCGGATGAAGCTCATTGCATATCACAATGGGGATTCGACTTTAGACCGGACTATTTGCGATTGAGTGATTGGTTATCTTTTAGCGGACGCCCTCCAATCCTTGCGTTAACTGCGACAGCGACACCAAAGGTTATTGAAGATATCACCACTCAATTGAATATGCGCCAGCCATCAATCCATATCCAAGCACTCGATCGACCAAATATTCGATATGAAGCGGTTGAAGTTGATTCCCAGGAGCATAAGTTTGATCTTATCGCAGAACAAATAGAGCGCTTTACCGGTCCGGGAATTCTGTATACGCAATCACGCAGAAAAGCAGACGAATATGCTCTGAAATTAAATGCGAAGGGCATCCGTATTGCCTCATACCATGCAGGAATGGAACAAGTCGATAGGATGTTTATTCAACAGCAGTTTTTGAATGGTGAAATTGATTGGGTGTGTGCGACAAATGCCTTTGGAATGGGTGTACATAAAGATGATGTGCGGCAAATCATTCATGATCATTTTCCGTCATCGGTTGCCAATTACGCTCAGGAAGTTGGGCGTGCTGGAAGAGATGGCCTTGATTCACTGGCCACAATGTTTTTTACTCGAGATGATGAAGATTATTCGATTTTCGTGGCTACGAACGATTTTCCCGAAGAGACACATGTCAGATTGTATAAAGAATTTCAGCAAAACGGACAACATCCTAGTCAATTAGTGGAGATTGGCGTGTTATCTGAAACGCATGTACGAATATTAACCTATTGGTTACCACGCAAATCAGTTGAGGAGACCATCGATATTTTGCATCAATTAAAACAGCAAAAGATTCAGCAGATTTATTTGATGAAAGACATTTTAACGAATTCTTCTTGCATTCGACAGCAAATCGTTGAAGTGTTTGGACAGCAACTTAAGGAAAGGCCAGAAAATTGTTGTTCGAAATGCGGATTAAATAAAGAGAATATCGTAAATTCATCGGAACAACCAGCAGCCAAATTAATACTGAATGCTTGGGAAAAAAGAATTTCAGCATTGTTCCAACGAAACTGTTAG
- a CDS encoding LysM peptidoglycan-binding domain-containing protein, with amino-acid sequence MNKDDYQNKIEEHRKPIQLNGDEKPNTRASRRSTNVDPKKKKEKRNLLLPILFLFFILIPVSFLIYVFAFYEPNANETTVQDDSQVKYEQNEEDVASEEDSQNTESEASAEENTEKENAEESSTTEQQTKEETPEEVVTETEEVEEETDTTQDEEQSSDSKTHVVKPGETLYRIAMNYYNSPDAVEKIKSANGLSSDSISTGQTLILP; translated from the coding sequence ATGAATAAAGATGATTATCAAAATAAAATTGAAGAACATCGTAAACCCATACAATTAAATGGTGATGAAAAACCCAATACACGTGCTTCCAGACGTTCAACGAATGTTGATCCTAAAAAGAAGAAAGAAAAACGCAATTTATTGTTACCCATCCTGTTCTTATTCTTTATTCTGATACCTGTTTCATTTCTGATCTATGTTTTTGCATTTTATGAGCCGAATGCGAATGAAACAACAGTTCAAGACGATAGCCAAGTCAAATATGAACAAAATGAAGAAGATGTAGCAAGTGAAGAAGATTCTCAAAACACTGAGTCAGAAGCGTCTGCTGAAGAAAACACTGAAAAGGAGAATGCGGAAGAATCTTCAACAACTGAACAACAAACCAAAGAAGAAACACCAGAAGAAGTAGTAACAGAAACCGAAGAAGTTGAAGAAGAGACTGACACAACACAGGATGAAGAACAATCCTCAGATTCCAAGACACATGTCGTTAAACCAGGTGAAACACTTTACCGAATTGCCATGAATTATTACAATTCACCAGATGCCGTCGAAAAAATCAAATCTGCAAATGGACTTTCATCAGACTCGATTTCAACTGGGCAAACATTGATTCTTCCATAA
- a CDS encoding metallophosphoesterase encodes MRYLATIIGFTLCIPLIMVKKAFETNIRHQQIDISSYKDEHPFRLFFISDIHRRKITNHLVEEVGTDIHAVIIGGDLAESGVPLEQIEDNIKQLAKIGPIYYVWGNNDREVGERHIRKYIQNVGGIILENEAICVKTNAHHIWIVGLEDVSSGRANISKSFANVPEDDPIVFVSHTPFVFHKVKDRYTSDVLLAGHTHGGQIRLGKWGYYQKGELKKGRDEFTLISNGFGTTFIPLRLGAPAECHILTIKNKDF; translated from the coding sequence ATGCGTTATTTGGCAACAATTATAGGATTTACTTTATGTATACCATTGATTATGGTGAAAAAAGCTTTTGAGACGAATATACGTCACCAGCAAATTGACATATCCAGTTATAAGGATGAGCATCCATTCCGCCTGTTTTTCATTTCCGATATTCATCGAAGGAAAATAACGAATCATTTAGTTGAGGAAGTCGGAACAGATATACATGCAGTAATTATAGGTGGAGATCTGGCGGAAAGTGGTGTACCTTTAGAGCAAATTGAAGACAATATTAAACAACTGGCTAAAATCGGACCTATTTATTACGTTTGGGGTAATAATGACCGTGAAGTGGGAGAACGCCATATCCGAAAATATATTCAAAATGTGGGTGGAATAATTTTAGAAAATGAAGCAATCTGTGTAAAAACGAATGCTCATCATATCTGGATTGTTGGCTTAGAGGATGTATCTTCAGGAAGAGCGAACATTAGTAAAAGTTTTGCCAATGTACCTGAAGACGACCCGATTGTCTTTGTTTCACACACTCCATTTGTCTTTCATAAAGTAAAAGACCGTTACACTTCTGACGTGTTATTGGCTGGTCATACTCATGGAGGACAGATTCGATTAGGGAAATGGGGATACTACCAAAAAGGTGAGTTGAAAAAAGGTCGAGATGAATTTACTTTAATCAGTAATGGCTTCGGTACAACTTTTATCCCTCTCAGATTGGGTGCACCTGCAGAATGTCACATCTTGACCATTAAAAATAAAGATTTTTAA
- a CDS encoding YpdA family putative bacillithiol disulfide reductase, protein MEKVDAIIVGGGPCGLAAAISLQNIGLSPVIIEKGNVVEAIYKYPTHQTFFSTSEKLSIGDVPFIIEGRKPKRNQALVYYREVVKMKKLHVRKFETVQRVEKIKNMFEVYTTKSTYKTEHVVIATGYYDHPNFLGIPGEELPKVSHYFKEGHPYFDTDVVVIGGKNSSIDAALELNKAGARVTVVYRGSTYSSSVKPWILPEFDGLVRSGEITMLFDSHVEEIGQEEVRIRKPDQVITLKNDFVFAMIGYHPDHDFLRQMGVHIDEASGRPLLNELTMESNIENLYIAGVLAAGNNANEIFIENGRFHGELIADAIKSKRSC, encoded by the coding sequence ATGGAGAAAGTAGATGCAATCATTGTAGGTGGGGGTCCTTGTGGTCTCGCAGCTGCAATATCTTTACAAAATATCGGGCTTTCACCCGTCATAATTGAAAAAGGGAATGTCGTGGAAGCGATTTATAAGTACCCTACTCATCAAACTTTTTTTAGTACAAGTGAAAAACTGTCAATCGGGGATGTACCGTTCATTATTGAAGGGCGTAAACCAAAACGAAATCAGGCACTTGTTTATTACCGCGAAGTGGTAAAAATGAAAAAATTACACGTCCGCAAATTCGAAACGGTTCAACGTGTTGAGAAAATCAAAAATATGTTTGAAGTATATACAACAAAATCTACCTATAAAACTGAACATGTAGTGATTGCAACCGGATATTATGACCACCCGAATTTTCTTGGTATACCAGGAGAAGAGTTACCGAAAGTAAGTCATTACTTCAAGGAAGGTCATCCTTATTTTGATACCGATGTAGTGGTTATAGGGGGTAAAAATTCGAGTATTGATGCAGCTTTAGAGTTAAATAAAGCAGGGGCCAGAGTAACTGTCGTATATAGGGGTAGTACTTATTCAAGTAGCGTGAAACCGTGGATACTGCCTGAATTTGATGGCTTGGTTCGCAGTGGTGAAATCACCATGCTATTTGATTCACACGTTGAAGAAATTGGACAAGAAGAAGTACGGATACGCAAACCAGATCAAGTCATCACCCTTAAAAATGATTTCGTTTTTGCTATGATTGGGTATCATCCGGATCATGACTTCCTGCGCCAAATGGGTGTGCATATTGACGAAGCTTCAGGCAGACCATTGTTAAATGAATTGACGATGGAGTCCAATATTGAAAACTTGTATATTGCTGGTGTTTTAGCGGCAGGAAATAATGCAAATGAAATTTTCATTGAAAATGGTCGCTTTCACGGCGAGTTAATTGCGGACGCGATCAAATCAAAAAGAAGCTGCTGA
- a CDS encoding helix-turn-helix domain-containing protein, which translates to MLFQQIILHMVNRLNEERTISAPFHLIRGKRSGQTIQDVKSYGLTNYFSLFPKLTKPTYEQYVQQMIQSNLLIVNEQSIPKLTLLGKEKLKEMPSLQLNGWLYRGNERIFFQRLSLVTQTLSHVNAKKWTFTPIQKDEKIQQWVRHFLHDFTYKSNEFISKYYEELLSVCQSDKLSELHLVILSHRLTGYEVSGVTWQQLSRALEEDEMDLQIRLQESLHIILDEISIRPSLSLLTRMTEDIKVSTPLTESAKKTSDLYQKGYSFEEISSMRQLKTSTIEDHFVEMAMNGSLLSVEMFFPSEDVPTLIQKIKQQETKKLRTLKDVFPSYTYFQLRLLLAIGGESN; encoded by the coding sequence GTGCTATTCCAACAAATCATCTTACATATGGTCAATCGATTAAATGAAGAACGTACAATTTCAGCCCCGTTTCACCTAATTAGAGGTAAACGTTCGGGTCAAACCATCCAAGATGTTAAAAGTTATGGACTGACCAATTACTTTTCACTTTTTCCAAAACTCACAAAACCAACATATGAACAATATGTGCAACAAATGATTCAGTCAAACTTGCTGATTGTCAACGAGCAATCTATTCCCAAACTAACGCTCTTGGGAAAAGAAAAGTTGAAGGAAATGCCATCATTGCAGTTGAATGGCTGGTTATATAGAGGAAATGAACGCATTTTCTTTCAACGTTTATCGTTAGTTACTCAAACACTCTCGCATGTTAACGCAAAAAAATGGACGTTCACACCCATCCAGAAAGATGAAAAGATTCAACAATGGGTTCGTCATTTTTTGCATGACTTTACTTACAAGTCAAATGAGTTCATTTCAAAATATTATGAAGAACTGCTCAGTGTGTGCCAGTCGGACAAGTTATCCGAACTTCATTTAGTAATTCTCAGTCATCGTTTGACTGGATATGAGGTAAGTGGAGTGACATGGCAACAGCTTTCCCGCGCGTTGGAGGAAGATGAAATGGATCTTCAAATCCGTCTGCAAGAAAGTTTACATATTATACTAGATGAAATTTCTATCAGACCATCTTTGAGTCTATTAACGAGAATGACTGAAGATATCAAAGTATCAACTCCATTAACTGAATCAGCTAAGAAAACCTCAGATTTGTACCAAAAAGGCTATTCATTTGAAGAAATTAGTTCAATGCGCCAACTAAAGACAAGCACAATAGAAGATCATTTTGTAGAGATGGCGATGAATGGATCATTATTATCAGTAGAGATGTTTTTTCCGAGCGAGGATGTTCCGACGCTCATTCAAAAAATTAAACAACAAGAAACTAAAAAATTACGGACGCTAAAAGACGTTTTCCCAAGTTATACGTACTTTCAACTAAGGTTGCTTTTGGCTATAGGAGGGGAATCGAATTGA
- a CDS encoding CBS domain-containing protein has protein sequence MFAKSVMIPKEKCISIQTSESVQAALDILEKNQIDALPVLENGHYKGILNRYIVYRAFYYSGLNKEDFLASTSLMDVVTRSEIYLSIDDVFEDSLLQLNDFPIIAVVEENRFLGLVTRFDIMDQFRSAFGMDSPGVRITFTSVETEGQIARVGDIIQKFHESVISLVTFDESDKLLRRIVLKIEKRDNVQKFLKELDRSGFRVLHMEED, from the coding sequence ATGTTTGCGAAAAGTGTAATGATTCCAAAGGAAAAATGTATTTCAATTCAAACATCAGAGTCGGTGCAAGCGGCACTGGACATATTGGAAAAAAATCAAATCGATGCATTGCCAGTATTGGAAAATGGCCATTATAAAGGTATTTTAAATCGATATATTGTTTACCGTGCATTTTATTACAGTGGTTTAAACAAAGAAGATTTTCTTGCAAGCACGTCTTTAATGGACGTTGTGACAAGATCGGAAATCTATTTATCCATTGATGACGTTTTTGAAGATTCTCTACTTCAACTAAATGACTTTCCAATTATAGCGGTAGTGGAAGAAAATCGCTTTTTAGGTCTTGTCACTCGATTTGATATCATGGATCAATTCAGAAGTGCTTTTGGAATGGATAGTCCTGGCGTTCGCATAACATTTACGTCTGTAGAGACAGAGGGACAGATAGCCCGCGTAGGAGACATTATTCAAAAGTTCCATGAATCTGTGATTTCATTAGTTACATTTGATGAATCAGACAAATTATTGAGACGTATCGTGTTGAAAATCGAGAAACGTGATAATGTACAAAAATTCTTGAAAGAACTTGACCGTTCTGGATTCCGCGTATTGCATATGGAAGAAGATTGA